One Acidobacteriota bacterium genomic window carries:
- a CDS encoding Holliday junction branch migration protein RuvA, which produces MIAHLRGRILEKNPSHVILEAAGVGYEVTISVPSFSGLPAEGAEVSLYIHTHVREDTLALYGFLRREEKQLFERLIGVSGIGPKLAITVLSGIAADALVTALRSNDLTALTRIPGVGKKTAERMVLELRDKLEGLAAAPAPPQTSRMEEDVVSALVNLGYQRTPAEHAVRRALERAGNAASFEQVFRQTMTLMQK; this is translated from the coding sequence ATGATCGCTCACCTTCGCGGACGGATCCTCGAAAAAAATCCTTCACACGTGATCCTCGAAGCTGCTGGTGTGGGCTACGAGGTCACGATCAGTGTCCCGAGTTTTTCCGGATTGCCGGCCGAAGGGGCGGAGGTTTCGCTGTACATCCACACGCACGTGCGCGAGGACACTCTCGCGTTGTATGGATTTCTGCGGCGAGAGGAAAAGCAGCTCTTCGAACGGCTCATCGGGGTCAGCGGCATTGGGCCAAAGCTCGCCATCACCGTCCTGAGCGGCATCGCAGCCGATGCGCTGGTAACCGCGCTGCGGAGCAACGATCTCACCGCATTGACGCGCATTCCCGGAGTGGGAAAAAAGACCGCTGAACGCATGGTGCTGGAATTGCGCGACAAGCTCGAAGGACTCGCTGCGGCACCCGCCCCCCCGCAAACCAGCCGCATGGAAGAAGATGTCGTCTCTGCCCTGGTGAATCTCGGCTACCAGCGCACGCCGGCCGAACACGCAGTCAGGCGGGCTCTGGAGAGAGCGGGAAACGCCGCGTCCTTTGAGCAGGTTTTCCGGCAGACGATGACGTTGATGCAGAAGTGA